A window of the Salvelinus alpinus chromosome 3, SLU_Salpinus.1, whole genome shotgun sequence genome harbors these coding sequences:
- the LOC139570431 gene encoding dynein axonemal assembly factor 3-like, with protein sequence MSTGRTMEGAGCVTWWGFSPAFDLLRRGSERQEGEVNVLLVGSGDPRHILKTIAGLRDTDTLHIWVIENSMDVVARQLLLLFLALTPQESMGLHEKTEVFLELFGNSEVRSQTEETLRHVASQLSLSVTETLETPTNPCLDTTHLRFKERDDLDRIFKQWIHPPPSARSAHVSIAKAWDGRVRQHLGTRYDSRAGCFDWDLTMKLHQKGCGVINKQHYKLWRERGVAFEMREGIYQMANESLLSTRVFSHRGDKMALRGYWGDIVSSPYLSFGIETDDEKLLQKQNGQHVKTAQDISYVNVQALFKSLSCRGGTPPTQTCSEEGKELVALEPVSQPEAHHKSQINELMHLNGVSVTFLPLDSLSKLPEKQKYSHFFNSIYCAASMVHHLSPTLRQIAAPKAALVVELAKYLLDLTKEQEAGFAEKVGDVAKEAGFEPSQEEKRDVYATFTRQEE encoded by the exons ATGAGCACTGGACGAACTATGGAGGGCGCGGGCTGTGTGACCTGGTGGGGATTCAGTCCTGCGTTTGACCTCCTGCGCAGAG gCTCAGAGAGGCAGGAGGGTGAGGTAAATGTTTTACTGGTGGGCAGTGGCGACCCAAGACACATACTCAAGACCATTGCTGGCCTGAGAGACACAGATACCCTTCAT ATATGGGTGATAGAGAATAGTATGGACGTGGTGGCTCGTCAACTGCTGCTCCTCTTTCTAGCTCTGACACCCCAGGAGAGCATGGGACTTCACG AAAAGACTGAGGTTTTCCTGGAGTTGTTTGGGAACAGTGAGGTCCGCAGTCAGacagaggagacactgagacacgtGGCGTCACAACTGTCTCTCTCAGTCACTGAGACACTAGAAACACCCACAAATCCCTGCCTGGACACCACTCATCTCAGA TTCAAGGAGCGCGACGATTTGGACAGGATATTCAAGCAATGGATCCACCCTCCCCCATCTGCACGTTCTGCCCATGTATCAATAGCCAAGGCCTGGGACGGCCGGGTCCGGCAGCACCTGGGCACCCGCTATGACTCCAGGGCGGGCTGCTTCGACTGGGACCTCACCATGAAGCTACACCAGAAAGGG tgTGGTGTCATCAACAAACAGCACTACAAACTATGGAGGGAGCGGGGCGTGGCCTTTGAGATGAGGGAGGGCATCTATCAAATGGCCAATGAGAGCTTACTCTCTACGCGAGTATTCAGTCAT AGGGGTGACAAAATGGCACTGAGGGGATACTGGGGAGACATTGTGTCCAGTCCTTACCTCTCCTTTGGCATCGAGACAGATGACGAGAAACTGCTGCAGAAACAGAATGGGCAACACGTCAAG ACAGCCCAGGATATCTCGTATGTGAACGTGCAGGCGCTGTTCAAGTCTTTGTCCTGTAGAGGGGGCACTCCCCCTACCCAGACATGCAGTGAGGAGGGGAAAGAACTTGTAGCACTGGAGCCAGTGTCACAACCAGAGGCTCATCACAAATCACAAATCAACG AACTCATGCACCTGAATGGGGTGTCAGTGACTTTCCTGCCCCTGGACTCTCTCTCCAAACTGCCAGAGAAACAGAAATACTCCCACTTTTTCAACAGCATCTACTGTGCTGCCAG TATGGTGCACCATTTGAGCCCGACACTGAGACAGATTGCTGCACCCAAAGCCGCCCTCGTGGTGGAGCTGGCCAA GTACCTATTGGATCTTACCAAGGAGCAGGAGGCGGGGTTTGCCGAGAAAGTCGGTGACGTCGCCAAAGAGGCGGGGTTTGAGCCCtcacaggaggagaagagggatgttTATGCCACGTTCACGCGACAGGAGGAGTGA
- the LOC139570433 gene encoding troponin T, slow skeletal muscle-like, with amino-acid sequence MVSQLAAPKNPEGDRVDFDDIHRKRMEKDLLELQTLIDVHFDQRKKEEEELIGLKDRIDNRRSERAEQQRVRAEKERDRQTRIAEERQRKEDEEAKKRADDDAKKKKVLSNMGAHFGGFLAKAEQRRGKRQTGREIKKKTLAERRTPLAIDNLREDGLRERAKEMWEWIYQLESDKFDLTEKTRRQKYEINVLLNRISHAQKFKKVHGKGKVGGRWK; translated from the exons ATGGTCTCCCAGCTCGCTGCCCCCAAAAATCCTGAAGGGGATAGGGTGGACTTTGAC GACATCCACAGGAAAAGAATGGAGAAGGATCTTCTGGAGCTGCAGACCCTGATCGACGTCCATTttgaccagaggaagaaagaagaggaagagcTCATTGGACTCAAGGACCGGATT GACAACCGCAGATCAGAGAGAGCGGAGCAGCAGCGCGTGCGAGCAGAAAAAGAACGGGACAGACAGACGAGAATCGCG GAAGAGCGGCAGAGGAAGGAGGACGAGGAAGCTAAGAAACGGGCGGATGACGACGCCAAGAAGAAGAAAGTGCTCTCTAACATGGGGGCTCACTTTGGGGGTTTCTTGGCAAAG gcagagcagaggagagggaagagacaaaCAGGGAGGGAGATCAAGAAGAAGACACTGGCGGAGAGACGCACACCCCTCGCCATTGACAACCTGAGAGAGGACGGCCTGAG GGAGAGAGCTAAAGAGATGTGGGAGTGGATTTACCAGCTTGAGTCAGACAAATTTGACCTGACTGAAAAGACGAGACGACAGAAATACGAG ATAAATGTTCTTCTGAATAGAATTTCTCATGCCCAGAAATT TAAAAAGGTCCATGGTAAGGGAAAGGTTGGAGGTCGCTGGAAGTGA